The Drosophila innubila isolate TH190305 chromosome 3R unlocalized genomic scaffold, UK_Dinn_1.0 2_E_3R, whole genome shotgun sequence genome has a segment encoding these proteins:
- the LOC117791617 gene encoding protein Malvolio isoform X4, translating into MSLNEGYHNKIEPGAGSAGDDQASGSGTARSSAAGDAPTSSKELHQQILNETTYLKPSKQAYFSDEKVLIPDDERTNIGFSFRKLWAFTGPGFLMSIAYLDPGNIESDLQSGAAAKYKILWVLLWATVLGLLMQRLAARLGVVTGLHLAEMCYRQYKRLPRWILWIMIEIAIIGSDMQEVIGTAIAIYLLSNKAVPLWGGVLITIFDTFTFLFLDKYGLRKLEFLFGFLITVMAVTFGYQYIVSAPNQGEVMEGMFIPWCSNCNSDVLLQAVGVVGAVIMPHNLYLHSALVKSRDVDRRQPKKVSEANFYFFIEASIALFVSFIINLFVVAVFAHGMYGKTNRDVLDVCANKSMYEDAKMSFTDKHNLTDIINADLYKGGLFLGCTFGAAAMYIWGVGILAAGQSSTMTGTYAGQFSMEGFLNLQWPRWCRVLVTRCIAIIPTFCLAMFSQMEDLTNMNDILNAVMSLQLPFAAIPTIAFTSSAAIMGEFVNGIGNKIVSILLTILVIGVNLYFVVAQVETLSIKGGMLALVCIFAALYLLFNLYLVIHMAACMGNKRLMNSRWVQRYVLPSQNSFSIKNANSTYASFQLSGTK; encoded by the exons ATGTCATTAAATGAGGGATATCACAATAAAATTGAGCCCGGTGCCGGTAGTGCTGGAGATGATCAAGCCTCGGGATCTGGCACCGCCAGGAGCAGTGCAGCCGGCGATGCTCCTACTTCCAGCAAGGAACTGCATCAACAGATTCTCAATGAGACGACATATTTGAAGCCCTCGAAGCAAGCCTATTTCAGTGATGAAAAAGTGCTTATACCTGACGATGAACGCACAAAT ATCGGTTTCAGTTTTCGCAAGCTGTGGGCCTTCACGGGCCCCGGTTTTCTCATGTCCATTGCGTATCTAGATCCGGGCAATATTGAATCCGATTTGCAATCTGGTGCAGCAGccaaatacaaaattctttGGGTACTCTTGTGGGCCACGGTTTTGGGTCTGCTCATGCAACGCTTGGCTGCAAG atTGGGCGTCGTGACGGGCCTGCATCTGGCGGAGATGTGCTATCGTCAGTACAAACGTTTGCCACGTTGGATACTCTGGATAATGATTGAGATTGCCATCATTGGCTCTGACATGCAGGAGGTAATTGGTACTGCCATTGCCATATATCTACTATCCAACAAAGC TGTGCCTTTGTGGGGTGGTGTATTGATCACCATCTTTGATACATTTACGTTCCTATTTCTGGATAAGTATGGATTACGTAAGCTGGAGTTCCTATTTGGTTTCTTAATCACTGTTATGGCTGTCACGTTCGGCTATCAG TACATTGTCTCAGCTCCCAACCAAGGCGAAGTTATGGAAGGCATGTTTATACCTTGGTGCTCCAATTGCAATTCGGATGTATTGTTGCAAGCTGTGGGCGTGGTTGGTGCTGTTATCATGCCACACAATCTGTATTTGCACTCTGCTTTGGTTAAG TCCCGCGATGTAGATCGTCGCCAGCCAAAGAAAGTAAGCGAAGCGAACTTCTATTTCTTTATTGAGGCGTCCATTGCGCTGTTTGTTTCCTTTATcatcaatttgtttgttgttgccgtgttTGCCCATGGCATGTATGGAAAGACCAATCGGGATGTC CTCGATGTGTGCGCGAATAAGTCCATGTACGAGGATGCGAAGATGTCATTTACTGACAAACATAATCTAACCGATATCATCAATGCGGATCTATATAAGGGCGGTCTGTTTCTTGGTTGCACATTTGGAGCGGCTGCCATGTATATTTGGGGTGTGGGCATCTTGGCTGCTGGCCAAAGCTCCACAATGACGGGCACGTATGCGGGCCAGTTCTCAATGGAGGGTTTCCTCAATCTGCAGTGGCCACGCTGGTGTCGCGTGCTGGTCACGCGCTGCATTGCCATCATACCCACATTCTGCCTGGCCATGTTCAGCCAAATGGAAGATCTAACCAATATGAATGACATTCTGAATGCTGTCATGTCACTGCAGTTGCCATTTGCAGCTATACCTACCATAGCATTCACCTCAAGCGCAGCCATTATGGGCGAGTTTGTCAATGGAAT CGGCAACAAGATCGTTTCCATATTGCTTACCATTCTGGTTATTGgtgttaatttgtattttgtggtcGCTCAAGTGGAAACACTGAGCATTAAAGGCGGCATGTTGGCTCTCGTCT GCATATTCGCTGCTTTAtacttactttttaatttatatcttGTGATACACATGGCCGCCTGCATGGGCAATAAGCGTCTGATGAACAGTCGA TGGGTGCAACGTTATGTGTTACCAAGTCAGAATAGCTTTTCGATAAAGAACGCAAACTCAACGTATGCCAG ttttcaactgTCAGGCacgaaatag
- the LOC117791617 gene encoding protein Malvolio isoform X1: protein MSLNEGYHNKIEPGAGSAGDDQASGSGTARSSAAGDAPTSSKELHQQILNETTYLKPSKQAYFSDEKVLIPDDERTNIGFSFRKLWAFTGPGFLMSIAYLDPGNIESDLQSGAAAKYKILWVLLWATVLGLLMQRLAARLGVVTGLHLAEMCYRQYKRLPRWILWIMIEIAIIGSDMQEVIGTAIAIYLLSNKAVPLWGGVLITIFDTFTFLFLDKYGLRKLEFLFGFLITVMAVTFGYQYIVSAPNQGEVMEGMFIPWCSNCNSDVLLQAVGVVGAVIMPHNLYLHSALVKSRDVDRRQPKKVSEANFYFFIEASIALFVSFIINLFVVAVFAHGMYGKTNRDVLDVCANKSMYEDAKMSFTDKHNLTDIINADLYKGGLFLGCTFGAAAMYIWGVGILAAGQSSTMTGTYAGQFSMEGFLNLQWPRWCRVLVTRCIAIIPTFCLAMFSQMEDLTNMNDILNAVMSLQLPFAAIPTIAFTSSAAIMGEFVNGIGNKIVSILLTILVIGVNLYFVVAQVETLSIKGGMLALVCIFAALYLLFNLYLVIHMAACMGNKRLMNSRWVQRYVLPSQNSFSIKNANSTYASDVTLVVGDKTNTAKGLDTVSEKVAQ from the exons ATGTCATTAAATGAGGGATATCACAATAAAATTGAGCCCGGTGCCGGTAGTGCTGGAGATGATCAAGCCTCGGGATCTGGCACCGCCAGGAGCAGTGCAGCCGGCGATGCTCCTACTTCCAGCAAGGAACTGCATCAACAGATTCTCAATGAGACGACATATTTGAAGCCCTCGAAGCAAGCCTATTTCAGTGATGAAAAAGTGCTTATACCTGACGATGAACGCACAAAT ATCGGTTTCAGTTTTCGCAAGCTGTGGGCCTTCACGGGCCCCGGTTTTCTCATGTCCATTGCGTATCTAGATCCGGGCAATATTGAATCCGATTTGCAATCTGGTGCAGCAGccaaatacaaaattctttGGGTACTCTTGTGGGCCACGGTTTTGGGTCTGCTCATGCAACGCTTGGCTGCAAG atTGGGCGTCGTGACGGGCCTGCATCTGGCGGAGATGTGCTATCGTCAGTACAAACGTTTGCCACGTTGGATACTCTGGATAATGATTGAGATTGCCATCATTGGCTCTGACATGCAGGAGGTAATTGGTACTGCCATTGCCATATATCTACTATCCAACAAAGC TGTGCCTTTGTGGGGTGGTGTATTGATCACCATCTTTGATACATTTACGTTCCTATTTCTGGATAAGTATGGATTACGTAAGCTGGAGTTCCTATTTGGTTTCTTAATCACTGTTATGGCTGTCACGTTCGGCTATCAG TACATTGTCTCAGCTCCCAACCAAGGCGAAGTTATGGAAGGCATGTTTATACCTTGGTGCTCCAATTGCAATTCGGATGTATTGTTGCAAGCTGTGGGCGTGGTTGGTGCTGTTATCATGCCACACAATCTGTATTTGCACTCTGCTTTGGTTAAG TCCCGCGATGTAGATCGTCGCCAGCCAAAGAAAGTAAGCGAAGCGAACTTCTATTTCTTTATTGAGGCGTCCATTGCGCTGTTTGTTTCCTTTATcatcaatttgtttgttgttgccgtgttTGCCCATGGCATGTATGGAAAGACCAATCGGGATGTC CTCGATGTGTGCGCGAATAAGTCCATGTACGAGGATGCGAAGATGTCATTTACTGACAAACATAATCTAACCGATATCATCAATGCGGATCTATATAAGGGCGGTCTGTTTCTTGGTTGCACATTTGGAGCGGCTGCCATGTATATTTGGGGTGTGGGCATCTTGGCTGCTGGCCAAAGCTCCACAATGACGGGCACGTATGCGGGCCAGTTCTCAATGGAGGGTTTCCTCAATCTGCAGTGGCCACGCTGGTGTCGCGTGCTGGTCACGCGCTGCATTGCCATCATACCCACATTCTGCCTGGCCATGTTCAGCCAAATGGAAGATCTAACCAATATGAATGACATTCTGAATGCTGTCATGTCACTGCAGTTGCCATTTGCAGCTATACCTACCATAGCATTCACCTCAAGCGCAGCCATTATGGGCGAGTTTGTCAATGGAAT CGGCAACAAGATCGTTTCCATATTGCTTACCATTCTGGTTATTGgtgttaatttgtattttgtggtcGCTCAAGTGGAAACACTGAGCATTAAAGGCGGCATGTTGGCTCTCGTCT GCATATTCGCTGCTTTAtacttactttttaatttatatcttGTGATACACATGGCCGCCTGCATGGGCAATAAGCGTCTGATGAACAGTCGA TGGGTGCAACGTTATGTGTTACCAAGTCAGAATAGCTTTTCGATAAAGAACGCAAACTCAACGTATGCCAG TGATGTTACCTTAGTTGTAGGCGATAAAACTAACACTGCCAAAGGTCTCGACACTGTTTCGGAAAAGGTTGCTCAGTGA
- the LOC117791622 gene encoding uncharacterized protein LOC117791622, whose translation MREIFPKVLCVQLFVILECVMLPNSVKKCHFGDTECIKDSANELIRHFPKGIPAVGLKPLDVVHVKDTVLVNDSQVGVAWYYFQLVNQINYGFENTTITEISGFDEDPTSSKIAIKGVIPRVIYKGNYYAKGRMLWLIDINASGESESEFLNFFFEFTLKVQTEYRNNKRYLKIYQLVPNIGLDRWIMWLDNFFPENTDLTIAINQLFNANWVEFWNELEKPIMEVFTGVFLGLINDTLQTVAYDDMFLSDKDIK comes from the exons ATGAGGGAAATCTTTCCAAAAGTGTTGTGTGTGCAGCTTTTCGTCATTTTAGAGTGCGTAATGTTAC CTAATAGCGTcaaaaaatgtcattttggagATACAGAATGCATTAAGGACTCGGCAAATGAGCTCATACGACACTTTCCGAAAGGTATACCCGCCGTGGGACTAAAACCGCTCGACGTTGTTCACGTAAAAGATACTGTACTTGTAAATGACTCGCAGGTTGGAGTTGCATGGTATTACTTTCAGTTAGTAAACCAAATTAATTATGGTTTCGAgaatacaacaataacagaaatTAGTGGATTCGATGAAGATCCAACATCCTCAAAGATCGCCATTAAAGGAGTAATACCCAGGGTTATATATAAGGGTAACTATTATGCCAAAGGACGTATGCTCTGGCTGATTGATATTAATGCGTCTGGTGAATCTGAATCGGAATTTTTAAACTTCTTTTTCGAATTCACTTTAAAAGTGCAAACGGAATATCGTAATAATAAACGATACCTCAAAATATATCAACTGGTACCCAACATTGGTCTGGATCG CTGGATTATGTGGTTGGATAACTTTTTTCCGGAAAATACGGATCTTACAATTGCtattaatcaattatttaatgcgAACTGGGTTGAGTTCTGGAATGAACTAGAAAAGCCCATAATGGAAGTATTTACAGGTGTGTTTCTGGGTTTAATCAATGACACATTACAAACTGTGGCATATGATGATATGTTCCTTTCTGATAAGGATATCAAATAA
- the LOC117791621 gene encoding protein takeout, whose translation MREILIVAVVFQCLIESKCQILPKNIKKCHYGDSKCIIRSMNDVIKHNPRGIPAIGMKPTDVVDIQDVELWNNDALGGVWFKFRLFNQVNYGFENTTITQIKGFGREPTSTTMEIHGQIPSLIHKGNYVTNGRVWLLELNSTGESYSDFQNFRFSLKLKVITEYRNNTRYLKIYELVPLVNMKRWILWLEDFFTENSDLTIYINRVFNENWLQFYNEMEPTILRAFKDVFTNMIEGIFDKIPYDELFLQSDTETEIEK comes from the exons atgcgtgaaatattaattgttgCGGTAGTTTTTCAATGTTTGATCGAGTCAAAGTGCCAGATATTAC CaaagaacattaaaaaatgcCACTATGGAGATTCAAAGTGCATTATAAGGTCCATGAATGATGTTATTAAGCACAATCCCAGAGGTATACCTGCTATTGGAATGAAACCCACGGATGTTGTGGATATTCAAGATGTTGAATTATGGAATAATGACGCACTTGGTGGTGTTTGGTTTAAATTTAGACTGTTCAATCAGGTGAATTACGGCTTTGAGAATACTACGATAACACAAATCAAAGGCTTTGGTAGGGAACCGACATCTACCACAATGGAAATACATGGCCAAATACCCAGTCTAATACATAAGGGTAACTATGTAACCAATGGACGTGTTTGGCTTCTCGAATTAAATTCCACGGGGGAGTCGTACTcggattttcaaaattttcggttttctttgaaattgaaagtCATAACGGAATATCGTAATAacacccgttacttaaaaatctACGAGCTTGTGCCTCTTGTTAATATGAAACG TTGGATTTTATGGCTGGAAGACTTTTTCACGGAGAATTCGGActtaacaatatatattaatagagTGTTTAACGAAAATTGGTTGCAGTTTTATAATGAGATGGAACCGACTATTTTAAGGGCATTTAAAGATGTTTTTACGAATATGATTGAAggaatttttgacaaaataccTTATGATGAACTGTTTCTTCAAAGTGATACTGAGACTGAAATAGAAAAATAG
- the LOC117792659 gene encoding protein takeout: MAKMWSCVTVLLLHSIINYFVNCELPSEIEKCVAGDVICIVETINHIVQNYPNGIPEIGLDSLNAISFNGVVVSEAVPNTPMQMNLKFRTLTVRGFENTTILRAKGFDKDLRHGFELSGWTPSIHLDGIYEADGKLMMLPIQGRGQAQVLLTNCQFTCRAKAIEDLRTDGKRYAQITRVKCLVDIHGLHVNFDNLLDNKELSDSMNELINSNWRDVWHTFRKGISSAVDNVAESILKRVVNKLSHDDFYKHL; the protein is encoded by the exons ATGGCCAAAATGTGGAGCTGTGTAACTGTGTTGCTGCTACATAgtattattaactattttgtgAACTGTGAGCTAC cTTCGGAGATAGAAAAATGCGTTGCGGGTGATGTGATTTGCATTGTGGAGACCATCAATCACATTGTACAAAACTATCCAAACGGTATACCTGAAATTGGTCTGGATTCACTCAATGCCATCAGCTTCAATGGGGTTGTTGTTAGCGAAGCTGTTCCGAATACGCCTATGCAAATGAACTTAAAATTCCGAACGTTGACGGTGCGTGGCTTTGAGAATACGACAATTCTTCGAGCCAAGGGATTCGACAAGGATCTTCGACATGGCTTCGAGTTGAGTGGTTGGACGCCTTCGATTCATTTGGATGGAATATATGAAGCAGATGGCAAGCTGATGATGTTGCCCATACAAGGAAGGGGACAGGCCCAAGTGCTCTTGACCAATTGCCAATTCACTTGTCGTGCTAAGGCAATCGAAGATCTTCGAACAGACGGCAAGCGTTATGCTCAGATAACAAGGGTCAAGTGTCTGGTTGATATTCATGG ACTGCATGTGAACTTTGATAACCTGCTTGATAACAAGGAGCTGAGCGATTCTATGAATGAACTTATCAATAGTAATTGGCGAGATGTTTGGCATACTTTCCGTAAAGGCATCAGCTCGGCTGTAGATAACGTGGCCGAATCCATTCTGAAGCGTGTGGTCAATAAATTATCGCATGATGACTTTTATAAACATCTCTAG
- the LOC117791617 gene encoding protein Malvolio isoform X3, translating into MSLNEGYHNKIEPGAGSAGDDQASGSGTARSSAAGDAPTSSKELHQQILNETTYLKPSKQAYFSDEKVLIPDDERTNIGFSFRKLWAFTGPGFLMSIAYLDPGNIESDLQSGAAAKYKILWVLLWATVLGLLMQRLAARLGVVTGLHLAEMCYRQYKRLPRWILWIMIEIAIIGSDMQEVIGTAIAIYLLSNKAVPLWGGVLITIFDTFTFLFLDKYGLRKLEFLFGFLITVMAVTFGYQYIVSAPNQGEVMEGMFIPWCSNCNSDVLLQAVGVVGAVIMPHNLYLHSALVKSRDVDRRQPKKVSEANFYFFIEASIALFVSFIINLFVVAVFAHGMYGKTNRDVLDVCANKSMYEDAKMSFTDKHNLTDIINADLYKGGLFLGCTFGAAAMYIWGVGILAAGQSSTMTGTYAGQFSMEGFLNLQWPRWCRVLVTRCIAIIPTFCLAMFSQMEDLTNMNDILNAVMSLQLPFAAIPTIAFTSSAAIMGEFVNGIGNKIVSILLTILVIGVNLYFVVAQVETLSIKGGMLALVCIFAALYLLFNLYLVIHMAACMGNKRLMNSRWVQRYVLPSQNSFSIKNANSTYARIATNGDTDAEIMDGEDA; encoded by the exons ATGTCATTAAATGAGGGATATCACAATAAAATTGAGCCCGGTGCCGGTAGTGCTGGAGATGATCAAGCCTCGGGATCTGGCACCGCCAGGAGCAGTGCAGCCGGCGATGCTCCTACTTCCAGCAAGGAACTGCATCAACAGATTCTCAATGAGACGACATATTTGAAGCCCTCGAAGCAAGCCTATTTCAGTGATGAAAAAGTGCTTATACCTGACGATGAACGCACAAAT ATCGGTTTCAGTTTTCGCAAGCTGTGGGCCTTCACGGGCCCCGGTTTTCTCATGTCCATTGCGTATCTAGATCCGGGCAATATTGAATCCGATTTGCAATCTGGTGCAGCAGccaaatacaaaattctttGGGTACTCTTGTGGGCCACGGTTTTGGGTCTGCTCATGCAACGCTTGGCTGCAAG atTGGGCGTCGTGACGGGCCTGCATCTGGCGGAGATGTGCTATCGTCAGTACAAACGTTTGCCACGTTGGATACTCTGGATAATGATTGAGATTGCCATCATTGGCTCTGACATGCAGGAGGTAATTGGTACTGCCATTGCCATATATCTACTATCCAACAAAGC TGTGCCTTTGTGGGGTGGTGTATTGATCACCATCTTTGATACATTTACGTTCCTATTTCTGGATAAGTATGGATTACGTAAGCTGGAGTTCCTATTTGGTTTCTTAATCACTGTTATGGCTGTCACGTTCGGCTATCAG TACATTGTCTCAGCTCCCAACCAAGGCGAAGTTATGGAAGGCATGTTTATACCTTGGTGCTCCAATTGCAATTCGGATGTATTGTTGCAAGCTGTGGGCGTGGTTGGTGCTGTTATCATGCCACACAATCTGTATTTGCACTCTGCTTTGGTTAAG TCCCGCGATGTAGATCGTCGCCAGCCAAAGAAAGTAAGCGAAGCGAACTTCTATTTCTTTATTGAGGCGTCCATTGCGCTGTTTGTTTCCTTTATcatcaatttgtttgttgttgccgtgttTGCCCATGGCATGTATGGAAAGACCAATCGGGATGTC CTCGATGTGTGCGCGAATAAGTCCATGTACGAGGATGCGAAGATGTCATTTACTGACAAACATAATCTAACCGATATCATCAATGCGGATCTATATAAGGGCGGTCTGTTTCTTGGTTGCACATTTGGAGCGGCTGCCATGTATATTTGGGGTGTGGGCATCTTGGCTGCTGGCCAAAGCTCCACAATGACGGGCACGTATGCGGGCCAGTTCTCAATGGAGGGTTTCCTCAATCTGCAGTGGCCACGCTGGTGTCGCGTGCTGGTCACGCGCTGCATTGCCATCATACCCACATTCTGCCTGGCCATGTTCAGCCAAATGGAAGATCTAACCAATATGAATGACATTCTGAATGCTGTCATGTCACTGCAGTTGCCATTTGCAGCTATACCTACCATAGCATTCACCTCAAGCGCAGCCATTATGGGCGAGTTTGTCAATGGAAT CGGCAACAAGATCGTTTCCATATTGCTTACCATTCTGGTTATTGgtgttaatttgtattttgtggtcGCTCAAGTGGAAACACTGAGCATTAAAGGCGGCATGTTGGCTCTCGTCT GCATATTCGCTGCTTTAtacttactttttaatttatatcttGTGATACACATGGCCGCCTGCATGGGCAATAAGCGTCTGATGAACAGTCGA TGGGTGCAACGTTATGTGTTACCAAGTCAGAATAGCTTTTCGATAAAGAACGCAAACTCAACGTATGCCAG AATTGCCACAAATGGCGACACAGATGCGGAAATCATGGATGGTGAAGACGCGTAG
- the LOC117791617 gene encoding protein Malvolio isoform X2: protein MSLNEGYHNKIEPGAGSAGDDQASGSGTARSSAAGDAPTSSKELHQQILNETTYLKPSKQAYFSDEKVLIPDDERTNIGFSFRKLWAFTGPGFLMSIAYLDPGNIESDLQSGAAAKYKILWVLLWATVLGLLMQRLAARLGVVTGLHLAEMCYRQYKRLPRWILWIMIEIAIIGSDMQEVIGTAIAIYLLSNKAVPLWGGVLITIFDTFTFLFLDKYGLRKLEFLFGFLITVMAVTFGYQYIVSAPNQGEVMEGMFIPWCSNCNSDVLLQAVGVVGAVIMPHNLYLHSALVKSRDVDRRQPKKVSEANFYFFIEASIALFVSFIINLFVVAVFAHGMYGKTNRDVLDVCANKSMYEDAKMSFTDKHNLTDIINADLYKGGLFLGCTFGAAAMYIWGVGILAAGQSSTMTGTYAGQFSMEGFLNLQWPRWCRVLVTRCIAIIPTFCLAMFSQMEDLTNMNDILNAVMSLQLPFAAIPTIAFTSSAAIMGEFVNGIGNKIVSILLTILVIGVNLYFVVAQVETLSIKGGMLALVCIFAALYLLFNLYLVIHMAACMGNKRLMNSRWVQRYVLPSQNSFSIKNANSTYASELTLNDNGISINAFTNPQRVDDS from the exons ATGTCATTAAATGAGGGATATCACAATAAAATTGAGCCCGGTGCCGGTAGTGCTGGAGATGATCAAGCCTCGGGATCTGGCACCGCCAGGAGCAGTGCAGCCGGCGATGCTCCTACTTCCAGCAAGGAACTGCATCAACAGATTCTCAATGAGACGACATATTTGAAGCCCTCGAAGCAAGCCTATTTCAGTGATGAAAAAGTGCTTATACCTGACGATGAACGCACAAAT ATCGGTTTCAGTTTTCGCAAGCTGTGGGCCTTCACGGGCCCCGGTTTTCTCATGTCCATTGCGTATCTAGATCCGGGCAATATTGAATCCGATTTGCAATCTGGTGCAGCAGccaaatacaaaattctttGGGTACTCTTGTGGGCCACGGTTTTGGGTCTGCTCATGCAACGCTTGGCTGCAAG atTGGGCGTCGTGACGGGCCTGCATCTGGCGGAGATGTGCTATCGTCAGTACAAACGTTTGCCACGTTGGATACTCTGGATAATGATTGAGATTGCCATCATTGGCTCTGACATGCAGGAGGTAATTGGTACTGCCATTGCCATATATCTACTATCCAACAAAGC TGTGCCTTTGTGGGGTGGTGTATTGATCACCATCTTTGATACATTTACGTTCCTATTTCTGGATAAGTATGGATTACGTAAGCTGGAGTTCCTATTTGGTTTCTTAATCACTGTTATGGCTGTCACGTTCGGCTATCAG TACATTGTCTCAGCTCCCAACCAAGGCGAAGTTATGGAAGGCATGTTTATACCTTGGTGCTCCAATTGCAATTCGGATGTATTGTTGCAAGCTGTGGGCGTGGTTGGTGCTGTTATCATGCCACACAATCTGTATTTGCACTCTGCTTTGGTTAAG TCCCGCGATGTAGATCGTCGCCAGCCAAAGAAAGTAAGCGAAGCGAACTTCTATTTCTTTATTGAGGCGTCCATTGCGCTGTTTGTTTCCTTTATcatcaatttgtttgttgttgccgtgttTGCCCATGGCATGTATGGAAAGACCAATCGGGATGTC CTCGATGTGTGCGCGAATAAGTCCATGTACGAGGATGCGAAGATGTCATTTACTGACAAACATAATCTAACCGATATCATCAATGCGGATCTATATAAGGGCGGTCTGTTTCTTGGTTGCACATTTGGAGCGGCTGCCATGTATATTTGGGGTGTGGGCATCTTGGCTGCTGGCCAAAGCTCCACAATGACGGGCACGTATGCGGGCCAGTTCTCAATGGAGGGTTTCCTCAATCTGCAGTGGCCACGCTGGTGTCGCGTGCTGGTCACGCGCTGCATTGCCATCATACCCACATTCTGCCTGGCCATGTTCAGCCAAATGGAAGATCTAACCAATATGAATGACATTCTGAATGCTGTCATGTCACTGCAGTTGCCATTTGCAGCTATACCTACCATAGCATTCACCTCAAGCGCAGCCATTATGGGCGAGTTTGTCAATGGAAT CGGCAACAAGATCGTTTCCATATTGCTTACCATTCTGGTTATTGgtgttaatttgtattttgtggtcGCTCAAGTGGAAACACTGAGCATTAAAGGCGGCATGTTGGCTCTCGTCT GCATATTCGCTGCTTTAtacttactttttaatttatatcttGTGATACACATGGCCGCCTGCATGGGCAATAAGCGTCTGATGAACAGTCGA TGGGTGCAACGTTATGTGTTACCAAGTCAGAATAGCTTTTCGATAAAGAACGCAAACTCAACGTATGCCAG TGAGCTGACGCTGAATGACAATGGAATTTCAATAAATGCCTTTACTAATCCACAAAGAGTTGACGACTCCTAA